A region of Chloroflexaceae bacterium DNA encodes the following proteins:
- the mvk gene encoding mevalonate kinase, with amino-acid sequence MTSASAPGKLILCGEHAVVYGRPAIAAPLGDLRAYARLEAGEPGSGLCFSAPDLGETWTAAGQPEHPLSELALATLARLRQNEPDLTIELRSDIPIASGMGSGAAIGTALVRALATHAGATLAPEEVAALVYASERRFHGTPSGIDNTVVAHERAIWFVRREPAPLIETLTIARPLLLVVGDTGVRSATRLPVGAVRERWRADPPRYEALFDRVAELVTQARAALATGDAPLLGALLNANQALLEQIGVSSPELERLVAAARAAGALGAKLSGAGWGGVMLALVTPENRPAVENALQEAGAARVLAATVPATGGVEGLAQPILRPCLL; translated from the coding sequence ATGACCAGCGCCTCCGCCCCTGGAAAGCTCATTCTCTGCGGCGAGCACGCCGTGGTCTACGGCCGCCCTGCGATTGCCGCCCCCCTCGGCGATCTGCGAGCCTATGCCCGGCTGGAAGCGGGTGAGCCTGGCAGCGGGCTGTGTTTCAGCGCTCCCGACCTTGGCGAGACCTGGACCGCTGCCGGCCAGCCTGAGCACCCGCTGAGCGAACTGGCCCTGGCGACGCTGGCGCGTCTGAGGCAAAACGAACCCGATCTGACCATCGAGTTGCGCTCGGACATCCCCATCGCCAGCGGCATGGGCAGCGGCGCAGCGATCGGCACGGCTCTGGTGCGCGCGCTGGCGACCCATGCGGGCGCGACGCTGGCGCCCGAAGAGGTGGCCGCCCTGGTCTACGCCAGCGAGCGGCGCTTCCACGGCACGCCCAGCGGCATTGACAATACGGTGGTGGCCCATGAGCGAGCGATCTGGTTCGTGCGGCGCGAGCCGGCCCCGCTGATCGAGACCCTGACTATCGCCAGGCCGTTGCTGCTGGTGGTGGGCGATACCGGCGTGCGCAGCGCCACCCGGCTGCCGGTGGGCGCGGTGCGGGAACGCTGGCGCGCCGACCCGCCGCGCTACGAGGCTCTCTTCGACCGGGTGGCCGAACTCGTGACCCAGGCCCGTGCGGCCCTGGCTACCGGCGATGCGCCGCTTCTGGGGGCCCTCCTTAACGCTAATCAGGCTCTGCTGGAGCAGATCGGCGTCTCATCGCCCGAACTGGAGCGGCTGGTGGCCGCGGCGCGGGCAGCCGGCGCCCTGGGGGCCAAGCTCTCCGGCGCGGGCTGGGGCGGTGTGATGCTGGCCCTGGTGACCCCTGAGAATCGCCCGGCGGTTGAAAATGCCCTCCAGGAGGCCGGCGCCGCACGGGTGCTGGCAGCTACGGTCCCGGCGACAGGCGGGGTCGAAGGATTGGCGCAGCCAATCCTTCGGCCCTGCCTGTTATAA
- a CDS encoding DUF2298 domain-containing protein, translated as MASDLLIWWLITSLIGLAGLPLANWLLRALPDGGFSLARPLGLLLTGYLAWLLAMFGLAPFIAPVVGFAAVGVAALGGPRAALAAAQAALRARWRSVLAAEALFLGALLAAVWLRAHDPTPWGTERPMDFAFFNAIRRSGMFPPADPWLSGFSINYYYFGYLLMATAAQLAALEPAVAYNLSLALIFAMTAQAVGGMIANLIALAACDAPLCQQGWRRWSVPFFALLGVIFVLVAGNQSGALQVLLGDERVVALDGRQALAATRQALSGAATISLPYPAVTGEFGTISGWERRDKVADFNWWWPSRSLWDAQRPGEERRYTITEFPFFSFRLGDMHPHVMALPFGMLAAALALAVLARPEPPAPGQGRRGWGELVLTGIAIGSLYAMNSWDLPTYLLLYAAALTLRVFASDAPRPWRAAGWMLVLVIGAAYVLFLPFHLTFRSLVGSAPPLIDLPLIGRLTSVIAPFLGSRTGLHAFIVIFGLFAAPIIVFVYLIALRPATSEAPVTAPAHASSASLTSHVGIAALTRPSTSRLLLWLPPALLLAGLLGGFPLLALAGLGMLALALARELVRQAAQSFALLLAALGCAVLLGVELVYIRDVFEGFSARMNTVFKFYYQIWLLWGALAPFCLWWLLARAEGRARLAGWGAAALALALLGGALVYPWLTVREYARGSIEGLAGRTPRELSPAGAASLAWLRREAPPGSVVLEAVAVEDRAAQRCGGSYNAEGYGGVAAATGIPTVLGWVGHQIQWRGGDPEARAELAPRCAAVDMIYLTGDPSEAERLLRQYGVDFVYIGALERRLYPPESLAKFARLGAVVFEQDEVTIYQLTPAAP; from the coding sequence ATGGCATCTGACCTTCTCATCTGGTGGTTGATCACCTCCCTGATCGGCCTGGCGGGCCTGCCGCTGGCGAACTGGCTGCTGCGCGCCCTGCCCGACGGGGGCTTCAGTCTGGCGCGGCCGCTAGGGTTGCTGCTCACCGGCTACCTGGCCTGGCTGCTGGCGATGTTCGGGCTGGCTCCCTTCATCGCGCCAGTGGTTGGCTTCGCGGCGGTGGGGGTGGCGGCGCTGGGCGGGCCGCGGGCGGCGCTGGCGGCGGCGCAGGCGGCGCTGCGCGCCCGCTGGCGCAGCGTGCTGGCTGCCGAGGCGCTCTTCCTCGGAGCGTTGCTGGCCGCGGTATGGCTGCGGGCGCACGACCCGACGCCATGGGGCACCGAGCGCCCCATGGACTTTGCCTTCTTTAACGCGATCAGGCGCTCAGGAATGTTTCCGCCTGCCGATCCCTGGCTCTCCGGCTTCAGTATCAACTACTACTACTTCGGCTATTTGCTTATGGCCACGGCGGCCCAACTGGCTGCCCTGGAACCGGCAGTCGCCTACAACCTTTCGCTGGCGCTGATCTTTGCTATGACGGCGCAGGCAGTGGGAGGCATGATTGCCAACCTGATCGCCCTGGCGGCGTGCGATGCCCCGCTCTGTCAGCAGGGTTGGCGCCGGTGGAGCGTGCCGTTCTTCGCCCTGCTGGGGGTGATCTTCGTGCTGGTGGCGGGCAACCAGTCGGGCGCGCTCCAGGTGCTGCTGGGCGATGAGCGGGTGGTAGCCCTCGACGGGCGCCAGGCCCTGGCGGCGACCCGGCAGGCCCTGAGCGGCGCCGCGACGATCAGCCTGCCCTATCCCGCCGTGACCGGTGAATTCGGGACGATCAGCGGCTGGGAGCGGCGCGACAAAGTGGCCGACTTCAACTGGTGGTGGCCCTCGCGTTCGCTGTGGGATGCGCAGCGTCCGGGCGAGGAGCGGCGCTACACCATTACCGAGTTTCCCTTCTTTAGCTTTCGCCTGGGCGACATGCATCCCCACGTGATGGCCCTGCCCTTCGGGATGCTCGCCGCAGCCCTGGCCCTCGCCGTGCTGGCGCGCCCCGAGCCGCCGGCGCCGGGCCAGGGGCGGCGCGGCTGGGGCGAACTGGTGCTGACAGGGATCGCTATCGGCAGCCTCTACGCGATGAATAGCTGGGATCTGCCGACCTACCTCCTGCTCTACGCCGCCGCGCTGACCCTGCGCGTCTTCGCCAGCGACGCGCCGCGCCCCTGGCGCGCGGCGGGATGGATGCTTGTGCTGGTCATCGGTGCAGCCTATGTGCTGTTCCTGCCCTTCCATCTCACCTTCCGCTCGCTGGTTGGAAGCGCGCCGCCGCTGATCGATCTGCCCCTGATCGGGCGACTTACCAGCGTCATTGCGCCGTTTCTCGGCTCGCGCACGGGGTTGCACGCCTTCATCGTCATCTTCGGACTGTTTGCCGCGCCCATCATCGTCTTTGTGTACCTGATCGCGCTGCGACCGGCGACCTCGGAAGCGCCCGTGACGGCGCCTGCTCACGCTTCGAGCGCCTCGCTGACCTCGCATGTCGGAATCGCGGCGCTGACGCGGCCCTCCACCTCGCGCCTCCTGCTCTGGCTGCCTCCGGCGCTCCTGCTGGCCGGGCTGCTCGGCGGCTTTCCGCTGCTGGCCCTGGCGGGCCTGGGTATGCTGGCGCTGGCGCTGGCGCGAGAACTGGTCAGGCAGGCGGCCCAGAGCTTCGCCCTGCTGCTGGCCGCTCTGGGCTGCGCGGTGCTGCTGGGGGTTGAACTGGTCTATATCCGCGACGTCTTCGAGGGCTTCTCGGCGCGGATGAACACCGTGTTCAAGTTCTACTACCAGATCTGGCTGCTGTGGGGCGCGCTGGCGCCCTTCTGCCTGTGGTGGCTCCTGGCGCGGGCGGAGGGCCGGGCGCGCCTGGCGGGGTGGGGCGCCGCCGCTCTGGCCCTGGCGCTGCTGGGAGGGGCGCTGGTGTATCCCTGGTTAACGGTGCGCGAGTATGCGCGGGGAAGCATCGAGGGTCTGGCGGGGCGCACGCCGCGCGAACTCAGCCCCGCCGGGGCCGCGTCGCTGGCCTGGCTGCGACGCGAGGCCCCGCCGGGCAGCGTGGTGCTGGAAGCGGTAGCCGTGGAGGATCGCGCGGCCCAACGCTGCGGCGGCTCGTACAATGCTGAAGGTTACGGCGGGGTCGCAGCGGCTACGGGGATACCCACCGTGCTCGGCTGGGTCGGGCACCAGATCCAGTGGCGCGGCGGCGACCCTGAAGCCCGAGCCGAACTCGCGCCCCGCTGCGCGGCAGTGGATATGATCTACCTGACCGGCGACCCCTCCGAGGCCGAACGGCTGTTGCGGCAGTACGGCGTAGACTTCGTCTATATCGGCGCCCTGGAGCGGCGTCTATACCCCCCGGAGAGCCTGGCCAAGTTCGCGCGCCTGGGCGCGGTCGTGTTTGAGCAAGACGAGGTGACGATCTACCAGCTCACTCCTGCCGCCCCGTGA
- the guaA gene encoding glutamine-hydrolyzing GMP synthase, whose amino-acid sequence MTHHSVPVLDFGSQTAQLIVRRVRELGVYSELLPHDAPAEQVRALNPVGIILSGGPASVYEPGAPAMPAWLPASGLPVLGICYGMQLMSQALGGLVLRHETREFGPATIEVLDPDELFAGTPLTQAVWMSHGDRIEVLPPGFRAIAANPATPFAAIADEARRWYGVQFHPEVVHTVHGRAVLSNFLFGVCGAVADWRPASFVAEAVERVRAQAGPERRVICALSGGVDSAVAALIVHRAIGDRLTCVFVDNGLLRLGEAEQVIATFREHFHVPLIAVDAREEFLAALEGVADPERKRKIIGEKFIRIFEREARALGNVNVLVQGTLYPDVIESSAPDRQKGVTIKTHHNVGGLPADMRMELVEPLRYLFKDEVRAAGLELGLPEDWVWRHPFPGPGLAVRVIGPVSFARLETLRRADAIFLEELRAAGLYRATQQAFAVLLPVQSVGVMGDGRTYADTIALRAITTEDYMTADWARLPYEVLARVSSRIVNEVPGVNRVVYDISSKPPATIEWE is encoded by the coding sequence ATGACCCATCACAGTGTTCCCGTGCTCGATTTTGGCTCGCAGACGGCCCAGTTGATCGTGCGCCGCGTGCGCGAACTGGGCGTGTATAGCGAATTATTGCCCCACGACGCCCCCGCGGAACAGGTGCGCGCGCTCAACCCGGTGGGCATCATTCTCTCCGGCGGCCCCGCGAGCGTCTACGAGCCGGGCGCGCCGGCAATGCCCGCCTGGTTGCCCGCCAGCGGCCTGCCGGTGCTGGGGATCTGCTATGGCATGCAGTTGATGAGCCAGGCCCTTGGCGGCCTCGTGTTGCGCCACGAAACCCGTGAGTTTGGCCCGGCTACAATCGAGGTGCTCGACCCTGACGAACTCTTCGCCGGCACGCCGCTGACGCAGGCGGTGTGGATGAGCCATGGCGACCGCATCGAGGTCCTGCCGCCCGGCTTCCGCGCCATCGCCGCCAACCCCGCCACGCCCTTCGCCGCCATCGCCGATGAGGCGCGGCGCTGGTACGGGGTGCAATTTCACCCCGAAGTGGTCCACACGGTCCACGGGCGCGCCGTGCTGAGCAACTTCCTGTTTGGCGTCTGTGGCGCGGTGGCCGACTGGCGCCCCGCCAGCTTCGTCGCCGAGGCGGTCGAGCGGGTGCGCGCCCAGGCAGGCCCAGAGCGGCGGGTGATCTGCGCCCTCTCCGGGGGGGTGGACTCGGCCGTCGCTGCGCTGATCGTTCATCGGGCTATTGGCGACCGGCTGACCTGCGTGTTCGTGGATAATGGCCTGCTGCGGCTCGGTGAGGCCGAACAGGTGATCGCCACCTTCCGCGAGCACTTCCACGTGCCGCTGATCGCCGTGGACGCTCGCGAAGAGTTCCTCGCCGCGCTGGAGGGCGTGGCCGACCCGGAGCGCAAGCGCAAGATCATCGGCGAGAAGTTCATCCGCATCTTCGAGCGCGAGGCGCGCGCCCTGGGGAATGTGAACGTGCTGGTCCAGGGCACGCTCTACCCTGACGTGATCGAGTCGAGCGCCCCCGACCGCCAGAAGGGCGTAACGATCAAGACCCACCACAATGTTGGCGGTCTGCCGGCGGATATGCGGATGGAGCTGGTGGAGCCACTGCGCTACCTGTTCAAGGACGAAGTGCGCGCGGCAGGGTTGGAGCTGGGTCTGCCCGAAGACTGGGTCTGGCGGCATCCCTTCCCCGGCCCAGGGCTGGCGGTGCGCGTCATCGGTCCGGTGAGCTTCGCGCGGCTGGAGACGCTGCGCCGCGCCGACGCGATCTTCCTGGAGGAACTGCGCGCCGCCGGTCTCTACCGCGCAACGCAGCAGGCCTTCGCCGTGCTGCTGCCGGTGCAGAGCGTGGGGGTGATGGGCGACGGGCGCACCTATGCCGACACCATCGCGCTGCGGGCGATCACCACGGAAGATTACATGACCGCCGACTGGGCCCGTCTGCCCTATGAAGTGCTGGCCCGTGTGAGCAGCCGCATCGTCAACGAAGTTCCCGGCGTGAACCGGGTGGTCTACGACATCTCCTCCAAGCCTCCGGCGACGATTGAGTGGGAGTGA
- a CDS encoding DUF4388 domain-containing protein — MALVGNIRDFGLSDFLYLVDRGDKTGGLYLSRGQETALLFFERGKLVMAVRRPEDQQPDLLVRLGLLSESQLARARASLAARGSGATLTEVILAENLASREQLQGALQSFSEEAVYGLFGWPEGEFRFEQNQRPDPAAPTIPTPISVDHLIMEGSRRIDEMGRIRDRIPSTDLVVRFLDQPGVRIKGIKLSTEEWRVIARINGRDTLAEIAQKTNLKEFDVCRIVYGFLTAGLVEVVKKPVPMPLARGVPAETSRIKRSLVNRIINRIKGM; from the coding sequence ATGGCCCTCGTAGGCAACATTCGCGACTTTGGTCTCTCTGATTTTCTCTACCTGGTTGATCGGGGTGATAAGACCGGGGGGTTGTACCTGTCGCGCGGGCAGGAAACCGCTTTGCTCTTTTTCGAGCGTGGCAAACTGGTGATGGCTGTGCGACGCCCTGAGGATCAGCAGCCTGATCTGCTGGTGCGCCTGGGCCTGTTGAGCGAAAGCCAGCTGGCCCGCGCTCGCGCCAGTCTGGCCGCCCGCGGCAGCGGCGCAACCCTTACCGAGGTGATCCTGGCCGAAAACCTGGCCTCGCGCGAGCAACTGCAAGGGGCGTTGCAAAGCTTTTCTGAAGAAGCGGTCTATGGTCTCTTCGGCTGGCCCGAAGGCGAGTTTCGCTTCGAGCAAAATCAGCGTCCCGATCCGGCGGCGCCCACCATTCCTACGCCTATCTCGGTGGATCACCTGATTATGGAAGGCTCCCGCCGCATTGATGAGATGGGCCGGATCCGCGATCGCATACCCTCTACCGACCTGGTGGTGCGCTTTCTCGATCAGCCCGGCGTGCGGATTAAAGGGATCAAGCTCTCGACCGAGGAATGGCGGGTTATTGCCCGGATCAACGGCCGCGACACCCTGGCCGAGATTGCGCAGAAGACGAATCTGAAAGAGTTCGACGTCTGCCGGATCGTCTATGGCTTCTTGACCGCGGGCCTGGTAGAGGTGGTGAAGAAGCCTGTGCCGATGCCCCTTGCCCGTGGCGTTCCCGCCGAGACGTCCCGGATCAAGCGGAGCCTGGTGAACCGCATCATTAATCGTATCAAAGGCATGTAA
- a CDS encoding ATP/GTP-binding protein → MQTVKMVISGAVNAGKTEFIRSISEIEVVSTERRATDDTRLIKKETTVAMDFGRIAIGPDLVLHLFGTPGQKRFDFMWEILSEGMLGLVILVDSTRPETFRETNRIIDFFISYRDTAYVIAANKQDRPNAWSPEELRLALRQPPHIKVLPCVASDRESVKNVLLELLYVIQERSEE, encoded by the coding sequence GTGCAGACTGTAAAGATGGTAATCAGCGGCGCCGTGAACGCCGGCAAAACCGAGTTCATCCGATCAATCAGCGAGATCGAAGTGGTCTCGACCGAGCGCCGCGCGACCGATGATACCAGGTTGATCAAAAAGGAGACCACCGTTGCGATGGACTTCGGTCGCATCGCAATCGGGCCCGATCTGGTGCTGCATCTCTTCGGCACACCCGGACAGAAACGGTTCGACTTTATGTGGGAGATCCTCTCCGAGGGGATGCTCGGTCTGGTTATCCTGGTAGATAGTACGCGCCCGGAAACGTTTCGCGAGACGAACCGGATCATTGATTTCTTCATCTCGTATCGAGATACGGCCTACGTCATCGCGGCCAACAAACAGGATCGCCCCAACGCCTGGAGTCCCGAGGAACTGCGCCTCGCGCTGCGCCAGCCGCCGCACATTAAAGTGCTGCCCTGCGTCGCTTCCGACCGCGAGAGCGTGAAGAATGTGCTGCTGGAGTTGCTCTACGTCATCCAGGAGCGGAGCGAGGAGTAG
- a CDS encoding DUF1385 domain-containing protein, with amino-acid sequence MNEQRFTYGGQAVLEGVMMRGRQQATVAVRRPDGALALKHIPVAAQTWPAWTRLPVIRGLVGLWEAVRIGRQALDFSATVAVGDDGQDLHPVARFGIVAVALGIAVGVFIFLPSLIANYAAQHGAPVLMREMIEGAINLLLVLAYIYAISRVRDIQRVFGYHGAEHKVINAYEAGAPLTVESVRQFSRIHPRCGTSFLVIAALVGFVIFLSVSGLPLWQRVGSRILLIPVVAAVAFEAMRFAAAHYHRPWVRCLLAPALATQHLTTREPDDAMIATAIAALVPVLEADGVASAPAEAPEAAFAVTA; translated from the coding sequence ATGAACGAACAACGCTTTACATACGGCGGTCAGGCAGTACTCGAAGGGGTCATGATGCGTGGCCGCCAGCAGGCTACCGTCGCCGTTCGCCGACCCGATGGCGCCCTTGCCCTCAAGCATATTCCCGTTGCCGCCCAGACCTGGCCGGCCTGGACCAGATTGCCCGTCATCCGCGGCCTGGTCGGGTTGTGGGAAGCGGTGCGGATCGGCAGACAGGCCCTCGATTTCTCGGCCACGGTTGCGGTTGGCGATGATGGCCAGGATCTCCATCCGGTCGCGCGGTTCGGCATCGTGGCAGTCGCGCTGGGGATTGCGGTGGGCGTCTTTATCTTCCTGCCCTCGTTGATTGCCAACTATGCCGCTCAGCATGGAGCGCCGGTGCTGATGCGCGAAATGATCGAAGGGGCGATCAATCTGTTGCTCGTCCTGGCCTATATTTATGCGATCAGTCGGGTGCGAGACATTCAGCGGGTTTTTGGCTACCACGGCGCCGAGCACAAGGTGATTAACGCCTACGAAGCCGGCGCCCCGCTGACGGTCGAGTCGGTCCGGCAATTCTCGCGCATCCACCCCCGCTGTGGCACCAGTTTTCTGGTGATCGCCGCGCTAGTCGGGTTTGTCATTTTTCTGTCGGTAAGTGGTCTGCCACTCTGGCAGCGCGTCGGATCCCGCATCCTGCTTATCCCGGTGGTGGCTGCCGTGGCCTTCGAGGCGATGCGCTTCGCTGCGGCGCACTACCATCGCCCCTGGGTGCGTTGCCTGCTTGCCCCGGCCCTGGCGACTCAGCACCTGACGACTCGTGAACCAGATGATGCGATGATTGCGACGGCCATCGCCGCCCTCGTCCCCGTTCTGGAGGCGGACGGCGTCGCATCGGCGCCCGCGGAGGCGCCAGAAGCTGCTTTCGCCGTTACTGCGTGA
- a CDS encoding isoamylase early set domain-containing protein translates to MITKRPGRDGKVLVTFAIPAAIWADSISVVGDFNNWDELATPLRQTETGWIATVELEAGRAYEYRYLFDGTEWHNDWQADAYVTNRFGGDNSVVVTPEFAPSEPDYPDERVIPFNRGRLRRASTG, encoded by the coding sequence ATGATCACCAAGCGACCCGGCCGTGACGGTAAAGTGCTCGTGACCTTTGCGATACCCGCCGCGATCTGGGCCGACTCGATCTCCGTCGTAGGCGACTTCAATAACTGGGACGAACTGGCCACACCGTTGCGGCAGACCGAGACAGGGTGGATAGCGACCGTTGAGCTGGAGGCCGGACGCGCCTACGAGTACCGGTACCTCTTTGATGGCACGGAGTGGCACAACGACTGGCAGGCTGACGCCTACGTCACCAATCGTTTCGGCGGCGACAACTCCGTTGTGGTGACGCCGGAATTTGCCCCCTCCGAGCCCGACTACCCCGACGAGCGGGTCATTCCCTTCAACCGCGGTCGTCTCCGGCGCGCCTCGACGGGCTAG
- the mnmA gene encoding tRNA 2-thiouridine(34) synthase MnmA: MAKIIVAMSGGVDSSLTAALLHEAGHEVVGVTMHLWDDDDERLAESLCCAAEMAESARRVCARLGIPYYVFNYQQEFRRHVIEYFVHAYAQGYTPNPCLECNREIKFRALLERARALGFDYVATGHYARIVREHDDAPYQLLRAVDRDKDQSYMVYMLGQSDLARLMFPIGGLTKPQVREMAAARGLPSAYREESQDICFVPGGDYRNLLREAAPESLVPGPIVDLQGREIGRHRGLPLYTIGQRRGLGLSAGAPLYVVDLDVGRNALIVGPLEAILRDRFEVDRPSFVEGRRPDEPFACEVQVRAHAAPAPAEVAPLPDGRLRVRLLTPLKAITPGQAAVFYDGDRVIGGGRIVRSRTEG, translated from the coding sequence ATGGCAAAGATCATCGTCGCAATGAGCGGCGGCGTGGATAGTTCCCTCACCGCCGCGCTGTTACATGAAGCGGGACACGAGGTCGTCGGGGTGACCATGCACCTCTGGGATGACGACGACGAGCGCCTGGCCGAGAGCCTCTGCTGCGCCGCGGAGATGGCAGAGAGCGCCCGTCGTGTCTGCGCGCGCCTCGGCATCCCCTACTATGTCTTCAACTACCAGCAGGAGTTCCGGCGGCACGTGATTGAGTATTTCGTGCATGCCTACGCCCAGGGCTACACGCCCAACCCCTGTCTGGAGTGTAATCGCGAAATCAAGTTCCGAGCGCTGCTGGAGCGCGCCCGCGCCCTGGGCTTTGACTACGTGGCCACGGGCCACTACGCACGCATCGTCCGTGAGCACGATGACGCTCCGTACCAGTTGCTGCGCGCGGTAGACCGTGACAAGGACCAGTCATACATGGTCTACATGCTTGGGCAGAGCGACCTGGCCCGGCTGATGTTCCCGATCGGCGGGCTGACGAAGCCCCAGGTGCGCGAAATGGCCGCCGCGCGCGGCCTGCCAAGCGCCTACCGCGAGGAGAGCCAGGACATCTGCTTCGTGCCGGGGGGCGATTATCGCAACCTGCTGCGCGAAGCGGCGCCGGAGAGTCTCGTTCCCGGCCCGATTGTCGATCTCCAGGGCCGCGAGATCGGCCGCCACCGCGGCCTGCCGCTCTACACCATTGGCCAGCGTCGCGGTCTGGGTTTGAGTGCGGGCGCGCCCCTCTATGTGGTTGACCTTGATGTGGGCCGGAACGCCCTGATCGTTGGCCCCCTGGAGGCCATTCTGCGCGACCGCTTCGAGGTGGACCGGCCATCCTTTGTCGAGGGGAGGCGCCCGGACGAGCCGTTCGCCTGTGAGGTGCAGGTGCGCGCCCATGCCGCCCCCGCCCCCGCCGAGGTCGCCCCGCTGCCCGATGGGCGGCTGCGGGTGCGCCTGCTGACGCCGCTCAAGGCGATCACGCCGGGGCAGGCCGCGGTCTTCTATGACGGCGATCGCGTCATTGGCGGGGGACGCATCGTGCGCTCAAGAACGGAGGGGTAG